In one Parageobacillus genomosp. 1 genomic region, the following are encoded:
- the yabP gene encoding sporulation protein YabP, with amino-acid sequence MSQHYDFGGNANKGPIQEHDVIMRGRRLLDITGVKQVESFDSEEFLLETVMGFLSIRGQNLQMKNLDVDKGIVSIKGRIFDLVYLDDHQEKAKGFFSKLFK; translated from the coding sequence ATGAGCCAACATTATGATTTTGGCGGAAATGCAAATAAAGGTCCTATCCAAGAACACGATGTGATTATGCGGGGAAGACGTCTCCTTGATATTACCGGGGTCAAGCAGGTCGAAAGCTTTGATAGTGAGGAGTTTTTGCTCGAAACGGTGATGGGATTTTTATCGATCCGCGGACAAAATTTACAAATGAAAAATTTAGATGTCGATAAAGGAATCGTTTCGATCAAAGGAAGAATCTTTGATCTCGTTTATTTAGACGACCATCAGGAGAAGGCTAAAGGATTCTTTAGCAAGTTGTTCAAATGA
- the yabQ gene encoding spore cortex biosynthesis protein YabQ, with translation MSLTTQLATMLAMIGMGGWLGIALDTYNRFLQRQDRAHWIVFINDILFWIVQSLIIFYVLLFVNEGELRFYIFLAILCGYAAYQSLFRTIYLKVLEWLIWFATRLYQFFVQLCRYLIIRPIQFLFQMLLALMLLMWKLLLAFLRILYQCARLSFAPFRWIGSIIWKIMPQPWQRALAKIFRYLTGIIHQVKNMKNRIGTWISKWKK, from the coding sequence ATGAGCTTAACGACACAGTTGGCGACCATGCTGGCGATGATCGGAATGGGAGGCTGGCTTGGCATCGCATTGGATACGTATAACCGTTTTTTGCAGCGACAAGATCGTGCCCATTGGATTGTGTTTATCAATGACATTTTATTTTGGATCGTTCAAAGTTTAATCATCTTCTATGTGTTATTGTTCGTCAATGAAGGCGAGCTGCGCTTTTATATTTTCTTGGCGATTTTATGCGGTTATGCCGCTTATCAAAGTTTGTTTCGCACGATCTATCTAAAAGTGTTGGAATGGCTGATTTGGTTTGCGACGAGACTGTACCAATTTTTCGTCCAGCTGTGCCGTTATCTCATCATTCGTCCAATTCAGTTCCTCTTTCAAATGTTATTGGCTCTCATGTTGTTGATGTGGAAATTGCTTCTTGCTTTTCTTCGTATCTTGTATCAATGTGCAAGGCTGTCGTTTGCTCCATTTCGCTGGATCGGTTCAATTATTTGGAAGATAATGCCGCAACCTTGGCAAAGGGCGCTCGCAAAAATTTTTCGCTATTTAACAGGAATTATTCACCAGGTGAAGAATATGAAAAATAGGATTGGAACGTGGATATCAAAATGGAAAAAGTAA
- a CDS encoding FtsB family cell division protein — protein sequence MSVPHKTNVTKLQSSYISEQEEKKKKASRRRRIAVVRFTFFGIVLALFSLVFVYTMHSQAKDIEAKLASKKQLEQKLDKLKNQEKQLKEEIKKLHDDEYIAELARKKYYLSKDGEIIFVVPEK from the coding sequence ATGAGTGTACCGCACAAAACCAATGTAACAAAATTGCAATCTTCATACATATCAGAACAGGAGGAGAAAAAGAAGAAGGCGTCAAGAAGGCGGCGGATTGCCGTCGTCCGCTTTACTTTTTTTGGGATTGTTCTAGCGCTGTTTTCTTTGGTATTTGTTTATACGATGCATTCTCAAGCAAAGGATATTGAAGCAAAACTAGCCAGCAAAAAGCAGCTTGAACAAAAATTAGACAAGCTAAAAAACCAGGAGAAGCAGCTGAAAGAGGAAATTAAAAAGCTGCACGACGATGAATATATCGCGGAGTTGGCGCGAAAAAAATATTATTTGTCCAAAGATGGAGAGATTATTTTCGTCGTTCCAGAAAAGTAA
- a CDS encoding S1 domain-containing RNA-binding protein, which yields MSIEVGSKLQGKVTGITKFGAFVELPEGVTGLVHISEVADNYVKDINDHLKVGDIVYVKVINVEKDGKIGLSIKKAKDTPPSQRPRHKMNDRAAAESFEQKINRFLKESEDRLASLRRHMESKRGGRGARRG from the coding sequence ATGTCAATTGAAGTAGGCAGCAAGTTACAGGGCAAAGTAACAGGAATTACGAAGTTCGGGGCGTTTGTGGAGCTGCCAGAAGGTGTCACTGGACTGGTTCATATTAGTGAAGTAGCGGATAATTACGTAAAAGACATTAACGATCATCTGAAGGTTGGAGATATCGTTTATGTCAAAGTCATCAATGTAGAGAAAGATGGGAAAATCGGTTTATCCATTAAAAAAGCAAAAGATACGCCGCCTTCACAGCGTCCACGCCATAAAATGAACGACCGAGCCGCGGCAGAAAGCTTCGAACAAAAAATCAACCGTTTCCTGAAAGAAAGCGAAGACCGTTTGGCGTCGCTGAGACGTCATATGGAGTCGAAGCGGGGAGGTCGTGGAGCGAGACGTGGGTAA
- the spoIIE gene encoding stage II sporulation protein E, protein MERVERVERRLMNRISEVPINETQAVLSRWVRHVKLRLGHLFIHKGFLLIIIGFLLGRALILSKLTPFALPFFAAVYMLRRDKAALAFIALLAGSLTLSFDTMLFVFVGVFGFLIVQAWIRKFFSESLKLVPFVVFCLSFSTKLAISYYWLGNKTLYEAVMALVEAGLGLVLTLIFIQSIPLLTVRKYKHALRAEEIISLIILLASMLTGMIGWTVYGLSLEHVMSRYLVLLFSFVAGATIGSTVGVVTGLILSLANVGNLYEMSLLAFAGLLGGLLKEGKKAGVSFGLLIATLLIGLYGNGKAELVPTIMESCFAVILFALTSRSITEKIAKHIPGTAEYTNEQQQYVRKIRDVTAQRVSQFSNVFQALANSFSTGGLSASDDYSEREIDYFLSDITEKTCQTCFKKEQCWSYNFDTTYEYMKQIMLEADAKTLPQNHKLLREWDRHCVKAGKVVDLIEKDVMVYQANRKLRRQINESRKLVAEQLLGVSQVMEDFAKEIQKERENHYLQEEQIFHALQEFGIEIGHVDIYSLEKGNIDIEMSIPYCEGRGECEKLIAPMLSDILGETIVVKREECAAYPNGYCRVAFGSTKAFVVETGVAFAAKGGGLVSGDSYSMIELGTGKYAIAISDGMGNGERAHNESNETLRLLQKILQTGIDESIAIKSINSILSLRTTEDMYSTLDLAIIDLQNAVTKFLKIGSTPSFVKRGDQVMKIEACNLPIGIIKEVEFEIVSEQLKAGDLLIMMSDGVFEGPVHVENHDVWMKRKIKELKTNDPQEVADLIMEEVIRSRAGRIDDDMTVVVAKIKHNTPKWATIPAYMYTKKAQ, encoded by the coding sequence ATGGAAAGAGTAGAAAGAGTGGAAAGAAGGTTGATGAATCGAATTTCGGAAGTGCCTATTAATGAAACACAGGCAGTGTTATCGCGCTGGGTGCGCCATGTGAAATTGCGGCTAGGACACTTATTTATTCATAAGGGTTTTCTTCTTATTATTATCGGCTTTTTACTTGGACGGGCTCTTATTCTGTCAAAGTTGACTCCGTTTGCCTTACCGTTTTTCGCTGCTGTTTATATGTTGCGCCGCGATAAGGCTGCGTTAGCGTTTATTGCATTGTTGGCAGGTTCTCTTACTTTATCGTTTGATACAATGTTGTTTGTATTTGTCGGAGTGTTCGGCTTCCTCATTGTCCAGGCGTGGATTCGAAAATTTTTTAGTGAGTCGTTAAAATTGGTGCCTTTTGTTGTTTTTTGTCTATCCTTTTCTACAAAATTAGCGATTTCATATTATTGGTTAGGAAACAAAACGTTATATGAAGCCGTCATGGCATTGGTAGAAGCTGGTTTAGGATTGGTGTTAACGCTTATTTTTATCCAAAGTATTCCGCTGCTAACGGTGCGTAAGTATAAACATGCATTAAGGGCGGAAGAAATTATTTCGTTAATCATTTTACTGGCATCCATGCTAACGGGAATGATCGGCTGGACGGTTTACGGACTCTCGCTTGAACATGTGATGTCGCGCTATCTTGTGCTGCTATTTTCGTTTGTGGCGGGAGCGACGATCGGTTCTACTGTGGGAGTGGTGACGGGGTTGATTTTAAGTTTAGCGAATGTCGGTAATTTATATGAAATGAGTTTGCTGGCATTTGCCGGACTTTTAGGAGGATTGCTAAAAGAAGGAAAGAAAGCTGGCGTGTCTTTCGGATTGTTGATTGCTACATTGTTAATTGGGCTGTACGGGAACGGCAAAGCAGAGCTTGTGCCGACGATTATGGAATCATGTTTTGCCGTGATTCTCTTTGCTTTGACATCCCGCTCCATAACGGAAAAAATCGCAAAACATATTCCCGGCACAGCGGAATATACGAATGAACAGCAGCAATATGTCCGAAAAATCCGTGATGTGACGGCACAGCGAGTTTCCCAATTTTCAAATGTATTTCAAGCGCTGGCCAACAGCTTTTCCACAGGAGGTTTGTCTGCTTCTGACGATTATAGCGAACGGGAGATTGACTACTTTTTAAGCGATATTACCGAAAAAACGTGCCAAACTTGTTTTAAGAAAGAGCAGTGCTGGTCGTACAACTTTGATACAACATATGAGTATATGAAACAAATTATGCTAGAAGCGGATGCGAAAACGCTGCCACAAAATCATAAACTATTGCGGGAATGGGACCGTCACTGCGTCAAAGCCGGCAAGGTAGTGGATCTTATCGAAAAAGACGTAATGGTGTATCAGGCGAATCGCAAACTGCGGAGGCAAATCAACGAAAGTAGAAAATTAGTTGCTGAGCAGCTGTTAGGGGTTTCGCAAGTGATGGAGGATTTTGCTAAGGAAATTCAGAAGGAACGCGAAAACCATTATTTGCAGGAAGAACAAATTTTCCACGCTTTACAGGAATTCGGAATCGAAATCGGCCATGTTGATATTTATAGCCTTGAAAAAGGAAACATTGATATCGAAATGAGCATTCCGTATTGCGAAGGCCGCGGTGAATGTGAAAAGTTAATTGCGCCGATGCTCTCAGATATTTTAGGAGAAACTATCGTTGTCAAACGGGAAGAATGCGCTGCATATCCGAACGGCTACTGCCGGGTAGCCTTTGGCTCGACGAAAGCGTTTGTAGTTGAAACAGGGGTGGCGTTTGCGGCAAAAGGAGGCGGATTGGTGTCAGGCGACAGCTATTCCATGATTGAGCTTGGCACAGGAAAGTATGCGATTGCCATCAGCGACGGCATGGGAAATGGAGAGAGGGCGCATAACGAAAGCAACGAGACGCTGCGCCTTTTACAAAAAATTTTACAAACGGGAATTGATGAATCGATCGCCATTAAGTCGATTAATTCCATCTTATCCTTGCGAACGACGGAAGACATGTATTCGACGCTCGACTTAGCGATTATCGACTTGCAAAACGCGGTGACGAAGTTTTTAAAAATTGGTTCCACCCCGAGTTTTGTCAAACGCGGCGATCAAGTCATGAAAATTGAAGCATGCAACTTGCCAATCGGCATTATTAAAGAAGTAGAATTTGAAATTGTCAGTGAACAATTAAAGGCCGGCGATTTATTGATTATGATGAGCGACGGGGTATTTGAAGGGCCGGTGCACGTGGAAAATCACGACGTATGGATGAAACGGAAAATTAAAGAATTAAAAACGAACGACCCTCAAGAAGTGGCGGACTTAATCATGGAAGAAGTGATTCGCAGCCGAGCAGGAAGGATTGATGATGATATGACGGTAGTCGTCGCGAAAATTAAACATAACACGCCAAAATGGGCGACGATTCCGGCTTATATGTATACAAAAAAAGCGCAGTAA
- a CDS encoding VWA domain-containing protein: protein MRKGTLRQILLITDGCSNHGEDPIAMAALAKEQGITVNVIGVLDQDTIDESGLREIEGIALSGGGISQVVYAKQLSQTVQMVTRKAMTQTLQGVVNKELKQILGSDVSLEDLPPEKRGQVMEVVDELGETVELEVLILIDTSGSMKTKLPTVKEALLDLSLSLNARMGDNRFAVFVFPGKRGDVEKIVDWTPRIEELSTVFPKLTSGGLTPTGPALREALAYFGKKRSLRSWIGDDESYFEESSM, encoded by the coding sequence ATGCGTAAAGGGACGTTAAGGCAAATTTTGTTGATTACGGACGGTTGCTCCAATCATGGAGAAGATCCAATTGCGATGGCTGCATTGGCGAAAGAACAGGGAATTACCGTGAACGTGATCGGTGTGCTCGATCAAGATACGATTGATGAGAGCGGATTGCGCGAAATTGAAGGGATTGCTTTGTCCGGCGGCGGGATTAGCCAAGTCGTTTATGCGAAACAGTTGTCACAGACGGTGCAAATGGTAACGCGAAAAGCGATGACGCAAACGCTTCAAGGCGTCGTGAATAAAGAATTGAAGCAAATATTAGGTTCCGATGTTTCGCTTGAGGATTTGCCACCAGAAAAACGCGGCCAAGTGATGGAAGTAGTCGATGAACTTGGCGAGACGGTGGAATTAGAAGTTTTAATATTGATAGATACAAGCGGAAGCATGAAAACAAAACTGCCAACGGTGAAAGAAGCGCTGCTCGATTTGTCGCTTAGTCTGAATGCGCGGATGGGAGATAATCGCTTTGCTGTATTTGTATTTCCAGGGAAACGGGGGGATGTGGAGAAAATTGTCGACTGGACGCCACGAATTGAAGAGCTGTCGACGGTATTTCCAAAATTGACATCGGGAGGATTGACGCCAACAGGGCCGGCCTTGCGGGAAGCATTAGCGTATTTCGGCAAAAAAAGATCATTAAGGAGCTGGATTGGCGATGATGAGTCATACTTTGAGGAGTCATCTATGTAA
- a CDS encoding protein kinase domain-containing protein, whose amino-acid sequence MMSHTLRSHLCNLPQGTVITGKWHRHSYKLLKQLGSGANGVVYLAESKKGLVAVKLSDDHASVTSEVNILRRFSKVQGVALGPSLLDVDDWMNPFLHQTVPFYVMEYIKGESFPAFIRKHGKVWVIILLLQLLAALDQLHQEGWVFGDLKPENLLVAGPPPTIRLLDVGGTTLQGRAIKEFTELYDRGYWGLGSRKAEPSYDLFAAAMIMITACYPMKLERKGDGRSQLLSIIRTDTMLRKYEDALLKAIDGKYKRASEMRRDILAAFHRSSRSHYHQRPARQMTPMSRRGKKKKHRKAKGVLETVLIAAVLLCVYAIYVYHQMLP is encoded by the coding sequence ATGATGAGTCATACTTTGAGGAGTCATCTATGTAATCTTCCGCAAGGGACGGTCATTACCGGAAAATGGCATCGCCATTCGTACAAGCTGCTGAAACAGCTTGGCAGTGGGGCAAACGGAGTTGTTTATTTGGCGGAAAGCAAGAAAGGACTTGTTGCTGTAAAGCTTAGTGATGATCATGCGTCGGTCACGTCGGAAGTCAATATATTGCGCCGGTTTTCCAAGGTCCAGGGAGTTGCCCTTGGACCTTCTTTACTAGATGTCGATGATTGGATGAATCCTTTTTTGCATCAAACGGTTCCATTTTATGTGATGGAATATATTAAAGGAGAAAGTTTTCCTGCTTTTATTCGCAAACATGGGAAAGTATGGGTTATCATTCTTTTGTTGCAACTTTTAGCTGCCCTTGATCAGCTTCATCAAGAAGGATGGGTATTTGGCGATTTAAAGCCGGAAAATTTGCTCGTTGCCGGTCCGCCTCCTACGATTCGGCTTCTCGATGTAGGGGGCACGACGTTACAAGGGAGGGCGATTAAGGAATTCACGGAGCTTTATGATCGCGGTTACTGGGGACTAGGTTCACGCAAGGCAGAGCCATCGTATGACTTATTTGCAGCAGCAATGATTATGATTACCGCTTGCTATCCGATGAAACTGGAGAGAAAAGGGGATGGACGAAGCCAGTTGTTGTCGATCATTCGGACAGATACAATGTTGCGGAAATATGAGGACGCATTGTTGAAGGCGATCGATGGAAAATATAAGCGAGCCTCCGAGATGAGGCGGGACATTTTAGCCGCTTTTCACCGTTCTTCCCGTTCCCATTATCATCAGCGGCCGGCCCGGCAAATGACGCCGATGTCGCGCCGGGGTAAAAAGAAAAAGCACCGCAAAGCTAAAGGAGTGTTAGAAACGGTATTGATCGCTGCCGTCCTTTTATGCGTATACGCCATCTATGTGTATCATCAA